A portion of the Fusobacterium sp. genome contains these proteins:
- a CDS encoding aconitase X catalytic domain-containing protein, whose product MVKLTYYEQDLLNGRYGKDKQKAMEFIVEYAVALGAERLIEIKSVTGGLGSSKNILEDLKQNNYDIEKIFCEYKLNSSEKVKVTKVCVPTATLINLLDPHKIDELHISDDVKKYCDVNEEYVKKLGMQCLYTCAPYLSGFIPMYGEHLAWMESSAVVMANSVFGARTNTESLESTGAASLVGRVPYWGLHIKENRYATHHINIKTKIDSEFDYGLLGYCIGEIVQEKIPVITGLEKRPSFEDLKHFGAALAASGGVELYHIVGVTPEADTLEEALGYKHPNNYTEIKEKNLEDIYKKINSSSKDKKIDFIIIGCPHASLIQVSEIVDKIKNKKINRNVKMWILIPYSIKGLCDRQGYTEVIQSFGAELLTDICPAIAGLVPNNVKNIATNSIKQAYYLTNLMNCKCWYGTLNNCISGAISGKWEGVFNEN is encoded by the coding sequence ATGGTCAAACTTACATATTATGAGCAAGATTTATTAAATGGAAGATATGGAAAAGATAAACAAAAAGCAATGGAGTTTATTGTAGAGTATGCAGTTGCTTTAGGAGCTGAAAGATTAATAGAGATAAAATCTGTTACAGGAGGCTTAGGATCTTCTAAAAATATACTAGAAGATTTAAAACAAAATAATTACGATATAGAGAAAATTTTTTGCGAATATAAATTAAATAGTTCTGAAAAAGTTAAAGTTACTAAAGTTTGTGTTCCAACTGCAACCCTGATTAATCTTTTAGATCCCCATAAAATAGATGAACTTCATATTAGTGACGATGTAAAAAAATATTGCGATGTTAATGAAGAGTATGTAAAGAAATTAGGAATGCAGTGTCTGTATACATGTGCCCCATATTTATCTGGATTTATCCCAATGTATGGGGAACATTTAGCTTGGATGGAGTCTTCTGCTGTTGTAATGGCTAATTCTGTTTTTGGAGCTAGAACAAATACAGAAAGCCTTGAAAGTACAGGTGCAGCTTCTTTGGTTGGAAGAGTTCCATATTGGGGTCTCCATATAAAAGAAAATAGATATGCTACTCACCATATTAATATAAAAACCAAAATAGACTCAGAATTTGATTATGGATTACTTGGATATTGTATTGGAGAAATTGTGCAAGAAAAAATACCTGTCATTACTGGTTTGGAAAAAAGACCTAGTTTTGAAGACCTAAAACATTTTGGAGCTGCACTTGCAGCTTCTGGAGGAGTAGAATTATATCATATTGTAGGGGTTACTCCAGAAGCTGATACTTTAGAAGAAGCTTTAGGTTATAAACATCCTAATAATTACACAGAAATTAAAGAAAAAAATTTAGAAGATATCTATAAAAAAATAAATTCATCTTCCAAAGATAAAAAAATAGATTTTATAATTATTGGATGTCCCCATGCTTCTCTAATTCAAGTTTCAGAAATTGTTGATAAAATAAAAAATAAAAAAATAAATAGAAATGTAAAAATGTGGATATTAATTCCTTATTCTATCAAAGGCTTATGTGACAGACAGGGATATACTGAAGTAATTCAGAGTTTTGGAGCAGAACTATTAACAGATATTTGTCCTGCAATTGCTGGCTTAGTTCCTAATAATGTAAAAAATATAGCAACAAATTCAATTAAACAAGCATATTATTTAACTAATCTTATGAATTGCAAATGCTGGTATGGTACATTAAATAATTGTATTTCTGGAGCTATTTCTGGAAAATGGGAAGGTGTATTCAATGAAAATTAA
- a CDS encoding aconitase X swivel domain-containing protein yields the protein MKIKLKGRSVYRGMAEGEAIVTQENLSGWGGVNPDTGIVIDKFHELYGKCLKDKILIFRGAKGSSGWANTFHICRLRKTTPAGIIFTELTPKLCLGIIVMKIPAITDLEKDPFTLIKTGDYIKINGNNGEVTIIKNK from the coding sequence ATGAAAATTAAATTAAAAGGCCGAAGTGTATACAGAGGAATGGCTGAAGGTGAAGCTATTGTAACTCAAGAAAATCTTTCTGGTTGGGGAGGAGTCAATCCTGATACAGGTATTGTCATTGATAAATTTCATGAACTTTATGGAAAATGTTTAAAAGATAAAATACTTATTTTTCGCGGTGCTAAAGGTTCATCAGGTTGGGCTAATACTTTTCATATATGTAGATTAAGAAAAACTACTCCAGCAGGTATAATCTTTACTGAACTCACTCCTAAATTATGCTTGGGAATAATTGTAATGAAGATTCCAGCTATCACTGACTTAGAAAAAGATCCATTTACGCTTATAAAAACTGGAGATTATATAAAAATAAATGGAAACAATGGTGAAGTAACAATAATAAAAAACAAATAA
- a CDS encoding MFS transporter, giving the protein MENKTIHMSELSLFKRITAYLVILIGYFFYCYNFSVIDYVRPFLVEFYGMTLNQTALFYTAQSLGALIGAFTCAWFAENFGRKKPLIIITLLNGVGTLINMGTASFPIWMIMRFIIGISLGGYFTVAVSIMVGLFTGKVRAKVAAIASSTFSIALMVMGTYAAFLGEKHWEMILAAGGIAPVVSAILMIFFVPDEKKVIPFGKEENNNSETIREIKKGTWGEMFSSKYIRFTISCMLLSGLNFIGYQFFSGFVTVYLREVRLFDATTMGFIFTATSTGSWLGAYFWGTFADKFGRKFAGVGFILSSLMICCYFIAPTNARILSLFGFLYGLGLSSSAIWGGYFTELFPDHLRSMGASLFHAGRIIALFAPSIVVWVRSISNLQTAMWGAPIIFTIAGFIWLSLPETLTSKLKK; this is encoded by the coding sequence ATGGAAAACAAGACTATTCATATGAGTGAACTATCACTTTTCAAAAGAATTACTGCTTATTTAGTAATTCTTATTGGCTATTTTTTTTACTGCTATAACTTTTCAGTAATTGATTATGTTAGACCATTTTTAGTAGAATTTTATGGAATGACACTAAATCAGACAGCTTTATTCTACACTGCTCAATCTTTAGGAGCTTTGATTGGAGCTTTTACTTGTGCATGGTTTGCTGAAAATTTTGGAAGAAAAAAACCCCTTATAATAATTACACTGTTAAATGGTGTAGGAACACTTATAAATATGGGAACAGCAAGTTTTCCAATATGGATGATTATGAGATTTATAATTGGAATTTCTCTAGGTGGATATTTCACAGTAGCTGTCTCAATAATGGTTGGATTATTTACTGGCAAAGTAAGAGCAAAAGTAGCAGCTATTGCTTCAAGTACTTTTTCTATTGCATTAATGGTAATGGGAACATATGCTGCTTTTCTTGGTGAAAAACATTGGGAAATGATATTAGCAGCAGGAGGAATTGCACCAGTAGTTTCAGCTATTTTAATGATATTTTTTGTTCCAGATGAAAAAAAGGTCATTCCTTTTGGAAAAGAAGAAAATAATAATTCTGAAACAATAAGAGAAATAAAAAAAGGAACTTGGGGTGAAATGTTTAGTTCAAAATACATAAGATTCACAATTTCTTGTATGCTTTTATCAGGTTTAAACTTTATTGGTTATCAATTTTTTAGTGGATTTGTAACTGTTTATCTTAGAGAAGTAAGATTATTTGATGCAACAACTATGGGATTTATATTTACTGCTACTTCTACAGGTTCTTGGCTTGGAGCATACTTCTGGGGAACATTTGCAGATAAATTTGGAAGAAAATTTGCAGGTGTTGGATTTATTCTATCAAGTTTAATGATTTGTTGTTATTTTATTGCACCAACAAATGCTAGAATACTTTCTCTCTTTGGATTTCTTTATGGCTTGGGATTATCATCAAGTGCTATTTGGGGTGGATATTTTACAGAATTATTTCCTGATCATTTAAGAAGTATGGGAGCTTCATTATTTCATGCTGGAAGAATAATAGCTCTATTTGCTCCTTCAATAGTTGTATGGGTTAGAAGTATCTCAAACTTACAAACAGCAATGTGGGGAGCACCTATTATATTTACCATTGCTGGATTTATCTGGTTATCGCTTCCAGAAACTTTAACTAGTAAATTAAAAAAATAA
- a CDS encoding nuclear transport factor 2 family protein: MAKYQEAKKIVRNYFEAMENATIETVEAILKEHTDENYSWRGVYPFRDYINENDGTSIVAKKFWIPLMTSVNNLQRRQDIFIGGTNEISGEIWVMSMGHLMGLFDKEWLGIKPTGKIISLRYAEFNCIENGKISKTGMFIDLIGFMQQAGINPLPPSTGQYFVYPGPRNHNGLLFEDVPEQEGIDTLALVNKMVDDLSVLNKSGAMGITPDILEPSWSKRMIWYGPAGIGASYTIPRYIQQHSLPFRSSLTDKVFNGHVCRFAEGNFACFFGWPNLSNTPIGGFLGLPGGKVRADMQVVDVYSREGNKLAENWVFIDIPFWLKQQGLDILERTAKIMNPNY; encoded by the coding sequence ATGGCTAAATACCAAGAAGCAAAAAAAATAGTTAGAAATTATTTTGAAGCTATGGAAAATGCTACAATTGAAACAGTTGAAGCAATATTAAAAGAACACACAGATGAAAATTATAGTTGGAGAGGAGTATATCCATTCCGTGATTATATTAATGAAAATGATGGAACTAGTATAGTTGCAAAGAAATTTTGGATTCCGCTCATGACATCTGTTAACAATCTTCAAAGACGACAAGATATATTCATTGGTGGAACTAATGAAATCAGTGGAGAAATATGGGTAATGAGTATGGGACATTTAATGGGACTTTTCGATAAGGAATGGCTTGGAATAAAACCTACTGGAAAAATAATAAGTTTAAGATATGCTGAATTTAATTGTATTGAAAATGGAAAAATCTCAAAAACTGGAATGTTTATTGATTTAATAGGATTTATGCAGCAAGCAGGGATAAATCCACTTCCCCCATCAACTGGACAATATTTTGTATACCCTGGTCCTAGAAATCATAATGGTCTTTTATTTGAAGATGTTCCTGAACAGGAAGGAATTGATACACTGGCATTAGTAAATAAAATGGTAGATGACTTATCAGTATTAAATAAAAGTGGAGCAATGGGAATCACTCCGGATATACTAGAACCATCTTGGTCTAAAAGAATGATTTGGTATGGCCCTGCTGGAATCGGAGCTAGTTATACAATTCCCAGATATATTCAACAACATTCTCTCCCATTTAGAAGCAGTTTAACAGACAAAGTATTCAATGGACATGTTTGCAGATTTGCCGAAGGAAATTTTGCTTGTTTCTTTGGATGGCCTAATCTCTCAAATACTCCAATAGGTGGATTTTTAGGTTTACCTGGTGGAAAAGTTCGTGCTGATATGCAAGTTGTCGATGTATATTCTCGTGAAGGAAATAAATTAGCTGAAAATTGGGTATTTATAGATATTCCATTTTGGCTGAAACAGCAGGGATTAGATATTCTAGAACGTACTGCTAAAATAATGAACCCTAATTATTAA
- a CDS encoding MurR/RpiR family transcriptional regulator, with protein sequence MGNLLNRLLIMLNDNDLDSTNYHIAMTLLMNFHSLHKLSIGEVAKLCNVSKSTISKFIRILNFEDYADFKASASFKENRYGYNLNYNQNIAEYIEKYGYSSYLKCIQQDIDSLNGEENLKNIEKLAQYLIRYKKVASFGLLFSEIGAIDLQMKLAYSGKFLITNLDDVKQDTFIRRADEETLIIIYSNSGFYLKKYQLSEFQEEKDYSRTKAKIVLITGNEGMKNYSGIDNCIAFHHNSEIQSHSIIYPLINDHIVNKYRQLIKNK encoded by the coding sequence ATGGGGAATTTATTAAATAGACTTTTAATCATGTTGAATGATAATGATTTAGATTCTACAAATTATCACATTGCAATGACATTATTAATGAATTTTCATTCATTGCATAAGCTTTCTATTGGAGAAGTAGCAAAATTATGTAATGTGTCAAAGTCTACAATTTCTAAATTTATCAGGATTTTAAATTTTGAAGACTATGCAGATTTTAAAGCTTCAGCTTCCTTCAAGGAAAATAGATATGGTTATAATTTAAATTATAATCAAAATATAGCTGAATATATAGAAAAATATGGCTACAGCTCATATTTAAAATGTATTCAGCAGGATATAGATTCATTAAATGGAGAGGAAAATTTAAAAAATATAGAAAAACTGGCACAATATCTCATTCGTTACAAAAAAGTTGCAAGTTTTGGTTTGCTGTTTTCAGAAATTGGAGCTATTGATCTACAAATGAAATTAGCTTATAGTGGTAAATTTTTAATTACAAATTTAGATGATGTGAAACAAGATACATTTATTAGGAGAGCAGATGAAGAAACATTAATAATTATATATTCTAACTCTGGATTTTATCTGAAAAAATATCAACTATCTGAATTTCAAGAAGAAAAAGATTATTCAAGAACAAAAGCAAAGATTGTTTTGATAACTGGAAATGAAGGGATGAAAAATTATTCTGGTATTGATAATTGCATAGCCTTCCATCATAATTCAGAAATTCAAAGTCATTCTATAATTTATCCTTTGATAAATGATCATATTGTAAATAAATATCGTCAATTAATAAAAAATAAATAG
- a CDS encoding beta-glucoside-specific PTS transporter subunit IIABC, whose protein sequence is MAKQNYDQLAKEIVFLIGGEDNIANLTHCVTRLRFKLKDEIKTDENSLSKLKGVISIVKGNGQFQVVVGNAVEDIFNAIQKQYSIGETEAKEEKKSGTIFTRALNMMSAILNPIVIALAGAGMIKALLVILTTTLGILDTGGGTYKILAAAGNSVFYFLPLFLAYSSAKAFKCNPYIALAIVATLMEPNFTKLMSKPGDITSFLGIPVVLIGYSGSLVPAIVSILIYSKLEKILKKFIPKNIELFALSFVALLIMVPLTVIVIGPIGVYLADQVGNLVNFLSVKNGLLTGAVIGAGWTFLVMLGVQWGVVPIMINNISTYGYDVIRPMIAAATFASAGAAFGVFLKAKNKENKAYALSATIPALLGGITEPIVYGISLKYKKPFIAQVIGGAIAGGFMGMMHTKAIVYVFPALTTLPAFLGETFIYYVIGITLAFIITAVITFFLGIDEKDDTEIHEKNSSNTENEAEDIIIKSCIEGEAIKLSKVKDEAFASEYIGKGVGIIPQKGILYAPADGEISTVFVTGHAVGMVTDKEAEILMHIGINTVEMNGEGFVKKVRDGQKVKAGDILIEFDIEKIIKAGYDTTTMMVISNSEEYSDIEVLNLGEVKQNNDILIIRSAIKNQ, encoded by the coding sequence ATGGCGAAACAAAATTATGACCAATTAGCAAAAGAGATTGTATTTCTTATTGGTGGAGAGGATAATATAGCAAATTTGACTCATTGTGTAACTAGATTAAGATTTAAACTGAAAGATGAAATAAAAACTGATGAAAATAGTTTATCAAAACTTAAGGGAGTAATTTCAATAGTAAAAGGAAATGGTCAATTTCAAGTAGTAGTAGGAAATGCTGTAGAAGATATTTTTAATGCAATTCAAAAACAATATTCAATAGGAGAAACAGAAGCAAAAGAAGAGAAAAAAAGCGGAACTATATTTACACGAGCTTTAAATATGATGTCAGCAATTTTAAACCCAATTGTTATTGCTCTAGCAGGAGCTGGAATGATAAAAGCTCTTCTTGTTATTCTTACAACAACATTAGGAATATTAGATACAGGTGGAGGAACATACAAGATTTTGGCAGCAGCTGGAAACAGTGTATTTTACTTTTTACCATTATTTTTAGCTTATTCTTCTGCAAAAGCTTTTAAATGCAATCCATATATAGCACTAGCAATAGTGGCAACATTAATGGAGCCAAATTTTACAAAACTTATGTCAAAACCAGGTGATATAACATCATTTTTAGGAATTCCAGTAGTATTGATAGGATATTCTGGAAGTCTGGTTCCTGCCATTGTTTCTATTTTGATTTATTCTAAATTAGAAAAGATTTTAAAAAAATTTATTCCTAAAAATATAGAATTATTTGCTCTTTCATTTGTTGCTCTTCTCATAATGGTACCTCTTACTGTTATTGTAATTGGACCAATTGGTGTATACCTTGCAGATCAAGTAGGTAATTTAGTTAATTTTTTAAGTGTAAAAAATGGGCTATTAACAGGAGCCGTTATTGGAGCTGGCTGGACTTTTCTTGTAATGTTGGGAGTTCAGTGGGGTGTTGTCCCTATTATGATAAATAATATTTCAACATATGGTTATGATGTAATACGTCCTATGATAGCAGCAGCAACATTTGCCAGTGCAGGAGCTGCATTTGGAGTATTTTTGAAGGCAAAAAATAAAGAGAATAAAGCATACGCGCTTTCTGCTACAATTCCAGCTTTACTGGGAGGAATTACAGAGCCAATTGTGTATGGAATTTCTTTAAAATATAAGAAACCTTTTATAGCTCAAGTAATAGGTGGAGCGATAGCAGGTGGATTTATGGGAATGATGCATACTAAAGCTATCGTTTATGTATTTCCAGCATTGACTACCTTACCTGCATTTTTAGGAGAAACATTTATATATTATGTTATAGGAATTACGCTTGCATTTATAATAACAGCAGTAATAACTTTCTTTTTAGGAATAGATGAAAAAGATGATACAGAAATTCATGAAAAAAATAGCAGTAATACTGAAAATGAAGCTGAAGATATAATTATTAAATCTTGTATTGAGGGGGAAGCAATAAAACTCAGCAAAGTAAAAGATGAAGCTTTTGCATCAGAATATATTGGAAAAGGAGTGGGAATCATACCCCAAAAAGGGATACTTTATGCACCAGCTGATGGAGAAATTTCAACTGTATTTGTCACAGGACATGCAGTAGGGATGGTAACTGATAAAGAAGCAGAGATACTGATGCACATTGGAATTAATACAGTTGAAATGAATGGAGAAGGATTTGTAAAAAAGGTAAGGGATGGGCAGAAAGTAAAAGCAGGAGATATCTTGATAGAATTTGATATAGAAAAAATAATAAAAGCAGGATATGATACAACTACAATGATGGTAATTTCTAATAGTGAAGAATATTCTGATATAGAAGTATTAAATCTAGGTGAAGTAAAACAAAATAATGATATTTTAATAATCAGATCAGCTATTAAAAATCAATAA
- a CDS encoding glycoside hydrolase family 1 protein — protein MKKNIFPADFLWGGATAANQCEGAWNIDGKGISIADCTRLKKNVNKKDYKSLHEIKSEDIERAMATNDTIEYPKRHGIDFYHHYKEDLDLFQEMGFKTLRVSIQWTRIYPTGMEEEANEAGLKFYEELFKEMKKRNIEPLVTLHHYELPLYICNNFQGWYQREIIELFLKFCKTVYTRYKGLVKYWLTFNEIDSVFRHPFTTLGMVPDRFPKDKFEEVVYQSLHHQFVASALATKYLYEIIPEAKMGCMITKTLSYPENCHPQNVLLALKDNRKNNFYSDVQVRGAYPQHIKNEWERNNITIHFEKEDEEILKKYTVDYVAFSYYMSKISSINEEGKERVSGNISSSVKNPYLDITEWDWQIDPTGLTTSLIDLYDRYEKPLFIVENGLGYNDTIEADGSIQDDYRIQYFKEHISAIAEAIEEGVRVMGYTPWGCIDLISMSTCQMSKRYGFIYVDLDDDGNGSYKRYKKKSFEWYKEVITTNGNNILD, from the coding sequence GTGAAAAAAAATATTTTTCCAGCAGATTTTTTGTGGGGAGGAGCTACTGCAGCGAATCAATGTGAAGGAGCTTGGAATATAGATGGAAAAGGAATATCTATTGCAGATTGTACTAGATTAAAAAAGAATGTTAATAAAAAAGATTATAAATCACTTCATGAAATTAAAAGTGAAGATATTGAACGTGCAATGGCTACAAATGATACTATTGAATATCCAAAGAGACATGGAATAGATTTTTATCATCACTATAAAGAGGATTTGGACTTATTTCAAGAAATGGGTTTTAAAACACTTAGGGTATCTATTCAGTGGACAAGAATATACCCAACAGGAATGGAAGAAGAAGCAAATGAAGCAGGATTAAAATTTTATGAAGAACTTTTCAAAGAAATGAAAAAAAGAAATATAGAACCACTTGTAACATTACATCACTATGAACTTCCACTATATATCTGCAATAATTTCCAAGGATGGTATCAACGTGAAATAATAGAGCTATTTTTAAAATTTTGTAAAACAGTTTATACAAGATATAAGGGGTTGGTAAAATATTGGCTTACATTTAATGAAATTGATAGCGTATTCAGACACCCTTTTACAACATTAGGAATGGTTCCTGACAGATTTCCAAAAGATAAATTTGAAGAAGTTGTATATCAATCGTTACATCATCAATTTGTGGCAAGCGCATTAGCAACAAAATATCTGTATGAGATAATACCAGAAGCTAAGATGGGATGTATGATTACTAAAACATTGTCTTATCCTGAAAATTGCCATCCTCAAAATGTTTTATTAGCCTTAAAGGATAATAGAAAAAATAATTTTTATTCAGATGTTCAGGTAAGAGGTGCTTATCCACAACACATAAAAAATGAATGGGAAAGGAATAACATTACAATCCATTTTGAAAAAGAAGATGAAGAAATCTTAAAAAAATATACTGTTGACTATGTAGCATTCAGTTATTATATGAGCAAAATTTCAAGTATAAATGAAGAGGGAAAAGAAAGAGTAAGTGGAAATATAAGTAGCAGTGTTAAAAATCCATATCTGGATATAACAGAGTGGGACTGGCAAATTGATCCTACAGGGTTAACAACTTCATTGATTGACTTGTATGACAGATATGAAAAACCTTTATTCATAGTAGAAAATGGGTTGGGATACAATGATACTATAGAAGCTGATGGAAGTATTCAGGATGATTATCGTATTCAATATTTTAAGGAGCATATTTCAGCTATTGCTGAAGCAATAGAAGAGGGAGTAAGGGTAATGGGATATACTCCATGGGGTTGCATTGATTTAATAAGTATGTCAACTTGCCAAATGAGTAAGCGTTATGGATTTATCTATGTAGATTTAGATGATGATGGAAATGGAAGCTATAAAAGATATAAAAAAAAGTCATTTGAATGGTATAAAGAAGTGATAACTACCAATGGAAACAATATTTTAGATTAA
- the rpmA gene encoding 50S ribosomal protein L27, whose product MQFTLNIQLFAHKKGQGSVKNGRDSNPKYLGIKKYDGEVVKAGNIIVRQRGTAIHAGNNMGVGKDHTLFALIDGYVKFERLGKDKKQVSIYSEK is encoded by the coding sequence ATGCAATTTACTTTAAATATACAATTATTTGCACATAAAAAAGGGCAAGGTTCTGTTAAAAACGGAAGAGACTCAAATCCTAAATATCTTGGAATCAAAAAATATGATGGAGAAGTTGTTAAGGCTGGAAACATCATAGTTAGACAAAGAGGAACTGCTATTCATGCAGGAAATAATATGGGAGTTGGAAAAGACCATACTTTATTTGCTCTAATTGATGGATATGTAAAATTTGAAAGACTTGGAAAAGACAAAAAACAAGTTTCAATTTACTCTGAAAAATAA
- a CDS encoding ribosomal-processing cysteine protease Prp yields MTRVEIFRKNGRIVGYKATGHSNYAEYGEDIVCAALSMALQMPLGGMQDVLELIPKYDINSDGYLRVDMRGMENKGKERELDTLLESMALMVKNLSKEYPKNVKLVEKEEK; encoded by the coding sequence ATGACAAGAGTTGAAATTTTTAGAAAAAATGGTAGAATTGTGGGATACAAAGCTACTGGTCATTCGAACTATGCTGAATATGGAGAAGATATAGTATGTGCAGCACTGTCTATGGCATTACAAATGCCTTTAGGGGGAATGCAAGACGTTCTTGAGCTGATACCTAAATATGATATAAATTCTGATGGATATCTTAGAGTAGATATGAGAGGAATGGAGAATAAAGGTAAAGAAAGGGAACTAGATACTCTTTTAGAAAGCATGGCTTTAATGGTTAAAAATTTATCAAAGGAATATCCTAAAAATGTAAAGCTTGTAGAGAAGGAGGAAAAATAG
- the rplU gene encoding 50S ribosomal protein L21 — protein MYAVIKTGGKQYKVAEGDVLRVEKLNAEVNATVELTEVLLVANGETVKVGTPVVDGAKVVAEVVAQGKGTKVVNFKYKPKTGYHRKKGHRQLFTEIKVTSINA, from the coding sequence ATGTACGCAGTTATAAAAACTGGTGGTAAACAGTACAAAGTAGCAGAAGGTGATGTATTAAGAGTAGAGAAATTAAATGCTGAAGTTAACGCAACTGTAGAATTAACTGAAGTTCTTTTAGTAGCTAATGGAGAAACTGTAAAAGTTGGAACTCCTGTAGTTGATGGAGCTAAAGTTGTAGCAGAAGTAGTGGCTCAAGGTAAAGGCACTAAAGTTGTTAACTTCAAATACAAGCCAAAAACAGGATACCACAGAAAAAAAGGTCACAGACAGTTATTTACTGAGATCAAAGTTACTTCAATCAACGCTTAA
- a CDS encoding radical SAM protein — protein MTYPSLTLPTLVSLVPKDIKTEVDVCDEISYKVDYNKKKYDIVIISFDTSSSKQAYIHSEEFKKRGAYIVMGGYHTTAIPEEASKHCNTIIIGAGEISLPNFFYDYLKGEPQKIYDNQNIDMSKIKVIPRDVIKSRRYMKIPPVIADRGCNNKCSFCAISEMWKSNPRPVENVIEEIKSLKSNKIIFFDPNFFYPKEYSLKLMKELEKLKIKWAGNGTADAPFDDELMEAAQKSGCSGILIGFESLKEETLKGVNKKFFNVERYKECVERAHKYNIAVNGCFVLGMDGDTEEDLLTLPEKINYLGVDMARFAILTPLPNSELYKKMDSDGRIIIKDWSKYTQNNTIFLPKNMSMNRLDEIYKEVWKKTYTFKNIWYRIKNSSNKTLIEKIILLGANIGFKYLGIQED, from the coding sequence ATGACATATCCATCACTTACTCTGCCTACACTGGTATCATTAGTACCAAAAGATATAAAAACAGAAGTAGATGTTTGTGATGAAATATCTTACAAAGTAGATTATAATAAGAAAAAATATGATATTGTAATAATATCTTTTGACACTTCATCTAGTAAACAAGCATATATTCATTCAGAGGAATTTAAAAAAAGAGGTGCATATATTGTAATGGGGGGATATCATACCACTGCCATACCTGAAGAGGCATCAAAACACTGTAATACTATAATAATAGGAGCTGGAGAAATATCTCTTCCTAATTTTTTTTATGATTATCTAAAAGGAGAACCCCAAAAAATATATGATAATCAGAATATAGATATGAGCAAAATAAAAGTAATTCCAAGAGATGTGATAAAAAGCAGAAGATATATGAAAATACCCCCTGTAATAGCTGATAGAGGCTGTAACAACAAGTGCAGTTTTTGTGCTATAAGTGAAATGTGGAAAAGCAATCCCAGACCAGTAGAAAATGTAATTGAAGAGATAAAAAGCCTGAAAAGTAATAAAATAATTTTTTTTGATCCAAATTTCTTTTATCCTAAGGAATACTCTTTAAAGCTTATGAAAGAACTGGAAAAATTGAAGATAAAATGGGCAGGAAATGGTACAGCTGATGCTCCTTTTGATGATGAACTCATGGAGGCTGCTCAAAAAAGTGGTTGTTCAGGTATTCTTATAGGATTTGAGTCTCTCAAAGAAGAAACACTTAAAGGAGTGAATAAAAAGTTTTTTAATGTAGAAAGATATAAAGAGTGTGTAGAAAGAGCCCATAAATACAATATAGCAGTAAATGGCTGCTTTGTTTTAGGAATGGATGGCGATACTGAAGAAGACCTACTGACACTCCCTGAAAAGATAAATTATTTGGGAGTAGATATGGCAAGATTTGCCATCTTAACACCTTTACCAAATTCTGAATTATATAAAAAAATGGATAGTGATGGAAGAATAATTATAAAAGATTGGTCTAAATACACACAAAACAATACAATTTTTCTTCCTAAAAATATGTCTATGAATAGACTAGACGAAATCTACAAAGAGGTGTGGAAAAAAACTTACACATTTAAAAATATATGGTACAGGATAAAGAATTCTTCAAATAAAACTCTCATAGAAAAAATTATACTTCTTGGGGCAAATATAGGATTTAAATATCTAGGAATACAGGAAGATTAA